The region CGCCGGCCCGATATCCGAGGCGGGCGGGAGTTCCGGCGCGCCGGCCGTTGTAGGGAACCCGGCCCCGGCGTGGCGGACCGGCGCGATCGGGGGCCGTGCGTTCAGGCGAGCATCTGACCGTGTATACATCTATATATATACCCTTCCGGCGTGACGGCCGGGTGGCGGCCGGCCGCCCCGGGCCGGCGGCGGTCCGGCCGGGGGCGCCGGAGGATTTGCCGGACGATTGCGGGAACACGTCCCCGATCGCATCGACGCCGATCGGGGCAGGCATCGCACTTTCGACGCAGCACAAAGGAGTCGCAGCAACGCCGCACGCGTTCGCGATCGTGAATCAGAAAGGCGGCGTGGGCAAGTCGACCACCGCCGTCAACCTCGGCGCCTCCCTCGCGTCGTTCGGCCACCGCATCCTCCTCGTGGACATGGATCCGCAGGGCAACTGCACCAGCGGCGCCGGTATCGACAAGCGCGCGCTCGCATCGAGCACGTACGACGCGGTTGTCATGGGCGCGCCGCTCGACGGCGTGATCATCCCCACGCCCACGGCACGGCTGGAGATCGCGCCGGCCGACCCGCGCCTGGCGGCCGCGGAAGTCGAGCTGGTGCCGCAGATCGCGCGCGAGTCGAAACTGCGGTCGGCGCTGGCGCGGGTCGGCGATCGCTACGACCTGATCCTCGTGGACTGTCCCCCGTCGCTCGGTCTCCTCACGGTCAACGCGCTGGCGGCCGCCGAGGCCTGCCTGATTCCTGTCCAGTGCGAGTACTACGCGTTGGAGGGCCTGACACAGCTTCTGGACACGATCGGTCTCGTGCGGCGCCATCTCAATCCCCGCCTGCGGGTGGCCGGGGTGCTTCTGACCATGGTCGATCCCCGGACCAAGTTGTCCGATCAGGTGGGCGCCGAAGTCCGGCGGCACTTCGCGGATCTCGTGTTCAAGATCGAGATTCCGAGGAGCGTGCGGTTGGCCGAGGCCCCCAGTTACGGCCAGCCGGTGGGCGAGTACGCGCCGGGGTCGCGCGGAGCCGCCGCGTACCTTGCCCTCGCACTCGAACTTGCGGAGCGTGTCGGGCTGGCATCCCCTCCATCCGCAGTTCCCGGCCCACGAGCGATGGACCACATCCCTGCGCTGCGA is a window of bacterium DNA encoding:
- a CDS encoding ParA family protein, coding for MAAGRPGPAAVRPGAPEDLPDDCGNTSPIASTPIGAGIALSTQHKGVAATPHAFAIVNQKGGVGKSTTAVNLGASLASFGHRILLVDMDPQGNCTSGAGIDKRALASSTYDAVVMGAPLDGVIIPTPTARLEIAPADPRLAAAEVELVPQIARESKLRSALARVGDRYDLILVDCPPSLGLLTVNALAAAEACLIPVQCEYYALEGLTQLLDTIGLVRRHLNPRLRVAGVLLTMVDPRTKLSDQVGAEVRRHFADLVFKIEIPRSVRLAEAPSYGQPVGEYAPGSRGAAAYLALALELAERVGLASPPSAVPGPRAMDHIPALRGDGDD